Proteins encoded by one window of Halobacteriovorax sp. GB3:
- a CDS encoding serine aminopeptidase domain-containing protein: MKGKFNIGNFPSHCSKEKIYFKTYSPDKEAKAHLIIIHDISEHHGRYLEIVSFLEKKKLDDLAISWIDLKGHGLSSGARSYVESFNDYSRDLQHYLSSIVNSEVPTFVLGHGVGSLVALNNVSLYSEDFSKRITGLILTNPCIRLKMEFPRYLGKMDESIFGSLTKKVRVPYHIHGLELTQDEVKAMAYDSDPLVNHFISNSLLQEVYSTSKKLRQISYYIDVPTFVVIGWRDYFCDHDMTKLFIKGGDKRLFDSLELPSFGHDLFNELNRDKFFQALYNWIKNKIR, encoded by the coding sequence ATGAAAGGGAAATTTAATATAGGAAATTTCCCTTCTCATTGTTCCAAAGAAAAAATCTATTTTAAAACTTATTCTCCAGATAAAGAAGCGAAGGCCCATCTCATTATCATTCATGATATTAGTGAGCATCACGGCCGTTATTTAGAAATCGTTTCATTTCTTGAAAAAAAGAAATTGGATGATTTGGCCATTTCTTGGATTGATTTAAAAGGTCATGGACTGAGTAGTGGAGCAAGAAGTTATGTTGAAAGTTTTAATGACTATTCTCGAGATTTACAACATTACTTGAGTTCTATTGTGAATAGTGAAGTTCCTACATTTGTTCTCGGACATGGAGTAGGGAGTTTAGTTGCTTTAAATAATGTTTCTCTTTATTCAGAAGATTTTTCTAAGAGAATTACGGGGCTCATTTTAACTAATCCATGTATTCGATTGAAAATGGAGTTTCCTCGTTATCTAGGGAAAATGGATGAATCTATTTTTGGATCTCTGACAAAGAAAGTGCGTGTTCCTTACCATATACATGGTCTAGAGTTAACTCAGGATGAAGTCAAGGCCATGGCCTACGATAGTGACCCTCTTGTGAATCACTTCATTTCAAATTCTTTGTTGCAGGAAGTCTATTCGACATCTAAAAAACTAAGACAAATTTCATATTATATTGATGTTCCGACCTTTGTTGTCATAGGATGGAGAGACTATTTTTGTGATCATGACATGACAAAACTCTTTATCAAGGGCGGAGATAAGAGGCTCTTCGATTCTCTCGAGTTGCCAAGTTTTGGACACGACCTTTTTAATGAATTAAATAGAGACAAATTTTTTCAGGCCCTTTATAATTGGATAAAAAATAAAATAAGGTGA
- a CDS encoding GYF domain-containing protein, whose product MVNWYYVQGSERVGPVREADLKDLVTDEVLGPDSYVWKKGFDNWVHLKDVSELQHILEQTDDAIEEIPTIDFGEIKRGVDWDSISESDRVFMIKIGIDRGATETEYGPYNMKQLKRAFDENRINEKTFIFVHGMENWTFLADLPIFEKVFQTAPPIIEETERRVDVRRPFVARLLFHDNEEVFEGICRDISVGGMQILVSDFPAAVGDSVSINVHPDNSDVRFTAEGRIVRLLDGGQGFSIRFSELNTGAKTVIEQYTYDV is encoded by the coding sequence ATGGTGAATTGGTATTATGTACAGGGAAGTGAAAGAGTTGGTCCAGTTAGGGAAGCTGACTTAAAGGATTTAGTGACTGATGAAGTCCTCGGTCCAGATAGCTATGTTTGGAAAAAAGGATTTGATAATTGGGTTCATCTAAAAGATGTCTCTGAGTTACAGCACATTCTCGAACAAACAGATGATGCCATCGAGGAAATTCCTACGATTGATTTTGGAGAAATTAAACGAGGTGTTGATTGGGATTCAATCTCTGAAAGTGATCGAGTTTTTATGATCAAGATTGGTATTGATCGTGGCGCGACTGAGACAGAGTATGGCCCTTATAATATGAAACAATTAAAAAGAGCTTTTGACGAAAATAGAATCAATGAAAAGACTTTTATCTTTGTTCATGGGATGGAGAACTGGACTTTTCTAGCAGATCTACCAATCTTTGAAAAAGTTTTTCAAACGGCTCCTCCAATTATTGAAGAGACAGAGAGAAGAGTTGATGTTAGAAGGCCATTTGTGGCGAGACTTCTCTTTCATGATAATGAAGAAGTATTTGAAGGTATTTGTCGCGATATCTCTGTTGGTGGAATGCAGATCTTAGTTTCTGATTTTCCCGCAGCAGTAGGTGATTCTGTTTCAATTAATGTACATCCTGATAATAGTGATGTGCGATTTACTGCTGAAGGAAGAATTGTTAGATTACTCGATGGTGGCCAAGGTTTTTCAATTCGTTTTAGTGAATTGAATACGGGTGCCAAGACTGTGATCGAACAATATACATACGATGTTTAA
- a CDS encoding Crp/Fnr family transcriptional regulator gives MAGTPVKKTAAKKKAAASKKSGIRVLKPGETLFKQNDPAESLFIIQKGQLRLFLPKGRGFVELAILRAGEVLGEMAYFDEKSRRRSCSAQAIVTTEVIEISFNAFHKTIQNLNPWFRTIITTLADRLRKTNDRVKELESNSVGFAGSGKVADYKFFNNQDITRLLTVFYLTFKSHGEKKESGMWEVHLNRLKFYTFDIFNIQEIKFEEFFQIMQKGSFLDIVADDEGQPKHIQLKSPETLKGMLSFINSERLKEDAKKIVIGDRCLQLFSVFIDYYTKNPPGPTKDSAGKPLLAYPGRELRDGEVLCDMGEIIRIGEEQGIALNEGDLQDAVLAKLSDDVIVGDLNKKVAVINYGLIKKLYPAIKLQRMVDQVNLSKTNGAKY, from the coding sequence ATGGCAGGGACGCCGGTTAAAAAAACTGCAGCAAAGAAAAAAGCTGCCGCTTCAAAAAAATCAGGGATTAGAGTTTTAAAACCAGGTGAAACTCTTTTCAAGCAAAACGATCCCGCTGAATCTCTTTTCATTATTCAAAAAGGTCAATTAAGGCTCTTTCTTCCAAAGGGAAGAGGGTTTGTTGAACTTGCTATCTTGCGTGCAGGTGAAGTTTTAGGGGAGATGGCCTACTTCGATGAAAAGTCGAGAAGAAGATCATGTTCTGCTCAGGCCATTGTCACGACTGAAGTTATCGAGATTTCTTTTAATGCTTTTCATAAAACAATTCAAAATCTAAACCCATGGTTTAGAACGATTATTACAACTCTTGCTGATCGTTTAAGAAAGACAAATGATCGCGTAAAAGAGCTTGAAAGTAACTCTGTAGGCTTTGCTGGTAGTGGAAAAGTTGCTGATTACAAATTTTTTAATAATCAGGATATCACTCGTCTTCTTACTGTTTTCTATCTCACTTTTAAATCACATGGTGAAAAGAAAGAGAGTGGAATGTGGGAAGTTCACCTGAATCGTCTGAAATTTTATACTTTTGATATTTTCAATATTCAGGAAATTAAGTTTGAAGAATTTTTTCAAATTATGCAAAAAGGAAGCTTCCTTGATATCGTTGCTGACGATGAAGGGCAACCAAAACACATCCAGCTGAAAAGTCCTGAGACTTTAAAGGGGATGCTAAGTTTTATTAACAGTGAAAGATTAAAAGAAGATGCTAAAAAAATTGTTATTGGAGATCGCTGTCTTCAGCTCTTTAGCGTCTTTATTGATTACTATACGAAAAATCCTCCAGGGCCAACGAAAGACTCGGCCGGTAAACCTCTTCTTGCTTATCCAGGAAGAGAGCTACGTGATGGAGAAGTTCTCTGTGATATGGGTGAAATTATTCGTATTGGTGAAGAGCAGGGGATTGCCCTTAATGAAGGAGATCTTCAAGATGCCGTATTGGCCAAGCTCTCTGATGATGTTATTGTCGGGGATCTCAATAAGAAGGTTGCCGTTATCAATTACGGGTTAATTAAAAAATTATATCCGGCGATTAAACTGCAAAGAATGGTTGATCAAGTAAACTTATCTAAGACAAATGGAGCGAAGTACTAG
- a CDS encoding thiolase family protein, translated as MSVYILSGARTPSGSFLGALSSVPAPKLGATAIQGALKKANVDGSKVDEVFMGNVVTAGVGQAPARQATLFAELPESTPATTVNKVCGSGLKTIIMGAQSILAGDNQVVVAGGMENMSLAPHLIMNSRTGVSKFGAAEMKDAMQWDGLWDVYSDRPMGNCAEECVRKFEFTREDQDNFSIESFKRAQNAIKEGVFKDEIEPVIIKGRKGETVVEEDEGPFKAKFDKIPALRPAFEKDGTITAANASTINDGAAAVVLAGEEYKDQAKFKIVSYASHAQNPTWFTTAPVEAMKKSLDKAGLKLEDIDLFEVNEAFATVTMAAMKELNIDHAKVNVFGGGVSLGHPIGCSGTRIVVTLMNAMERKSAKYGMASICIGGGEALSLIVERL; from the coding sequence ATGAGTGTTTATATTTTATCTGGTGCACGTACACCAAGTGGAAGTTTTTTAGGAGCGCTTTCAAGCGTGCCAGCTCCAAAGCTCGGGGCCACGGCAATTCAAGGGGCCCTAAAGAAGGCCAATGTTGATGGTTCTAAAGTAGATGAAGTCTTCATGGGGAACGTTGTTACTGCTGGTGTAGGGCAGGCTCCGGCGCGTCAAGCGACTCTCTTTGCTGAGCTACCTGAGTCAACACCTGCTACAACAGTTAATAAAGTTTGTGGTTCAGGTCTAAAGACAATCATTATGGGTGCACAGTCAATTCTTGCAGGTGACAATCAAGTTGTTGTGGCCGGTGGAATGGAGAATATGTCACTAGCTCCACACCTTATTATGAATTCTCGTACGGGAGTTTCTAAGTTTGGTGCAGCTGAAATGAAAGATGCTATGCAATGGGATGGACTATGGGATGTTTACTCAGATCGTCCTATGGGAAATTGTGCGGAAGAGTGTGTTCGTAAATTCGAATTCACTAGAGAAGACCAAGATAATTTCTCAATTGAATCGTTTAAAAGGGCACAAAATGCCATTAAAGAAGGTGTATTTAAGGACGAAATTGAACCTGTTATAATCAAAGGGCGCAAAGGCGAGACTGTTGTTGAGGAAGATGAGGGTCCATTCAAAGCTAAATTTGATAAGATTCCAGCTCTTCGTCCAGCATTTGAAAAAGATGGAACGATTACAGCGGCAAATGCTTCGACTATTAATGATGGAGCAGCGGCAGTTGTTCTAGCTGGTGAAGAATATAAAGACCAAGCTAAGTTTAAAATCGTCTCTTATGCTTCACATGCTCAAAACCCGACTTGGTTTACAACAGCTCCTGTAGAAGCAATGAAAAAGTCATTAGATAAAGCTGGATTAAAACTAGAAGATATTGACCTTTTCGAAGTTAACGAAGCTTTTGCAACGGTTACAATGGCAGCAATGAAAGAATTAAATATCGATCATGCTAAGGTAAACGTTTTTGGTGGTGGTGTTTCTCTAGGTCACCCAATTGGATGTTCTGGAACTCGTATTGTCGTTACACTTATGAATGCGATGGAAAGAAAATCTGCAAAATACGGAATGGCCTCAATCTGTATTGGTGGTGGTGAAGCACTTAGTTTAATTGTAGAAAGACTTTAA
- a CDS encoding acyl-CoA dehydrogenase encodes MSLSDFQEIRDMVQKFAEAEVAPLAHDIDKNQQIPAELIAKLGENGLLGSYIPEEYGGAGMDYTSYSLIVEELSKACASTGVLVSAHTSLCVWPILAFGTEEQKKKYLPRLASGEHIGCFALSEPGAGSDAGSLTTFAEDKGDHYEITGMKNWITNGREADIAIVFAKTTKTPNYKGISAFIVETATEGYSIVKIEDKLGIKGSSTAQLAFDSVKVPKENLLGDYEKGFRVAMATLDGGRIGIASQALGIARAAFEYARKYTTERIQFGAPLSNLQGVQFMLADMSTKIAASKLLIYEASRLKDEKKNYTKESAHAKLFAAEASMWIATKAVQLCGGNGYTKEYPVERYFRDAKITEIYEGTSEVQRIVIAANEIKEVQ; translated from the coding sequence ATGAGCTTGAGTGATTTTCAAGAAATTCGTGACATGGTTCAAAAATTTGCAGAAGCAGAAGTTGCACCACTAGCACATGACATCGATAAGAATCAACAAATTCCAGCTGAGCTAATCGCTAAGCTTGGTGAAAATGGACTTCTAGGTTCATATATTCCAGAAGAATACGGTGGAGCCGGGATGGATTACACATCTTACTCTCTTATCGTTGAAGAGCTTTCTAAAGCCTGTGCTTCAACAGGAGTACTTGTTTCGGCCCACACATCTCTTTGTGTATGGCCAATTCTTGCTTTTGGAACAGAAGAGCAAAAGAAAAAGTACCTTCCAAGACTAGCTTCAGGTGAGCATATTGGTTGTTTCGCTCTCTCTGAGCCAGGTGCTGGTTCTGATGCAGGTTCACTGACAACATTTGCTGAAGATAAGGGTGACCACTACGAAATCACAGGGATGAAAAACTGGATTACAAATGGTCGCGAAGCAGATATTGCTATCGTTTTTGCTAAAACGACAAAGACACCAAATTACAAAGGTATTTCAGCATTCATCGTTGAGACGGCTACTGAAGGTTATAGCATCGTTAAAATCGAAGATAAGCTTGGTATTAAGGGGTCTTCGACAGCACAACTTGCTTTTGATTCTGTTAAAGTTCCAAAAGAGAACCTTCTTGGTGATTACGAGAAAGGTTTTAGAGTAGCTATGGCCACTCTTGATGGTGGACGTATTGGTATTGCTTCTCAGGCACTTGGAATTGCAAGAGCTGCTTTTGAGTATGCAAGAAAGTATACAACTGAGAGAATTCAATTTGGAGCACCGCTTTCAAATCTGCAAGGTGTACAATTTATGCTTGCAGATATGAGTACTAAGATTGCAGCATCTAAACTTCTTATTTATGAAGCCTCGCGTCTAAAAGATGAGAAGAAGAACTACACAAAAGAATCTGCTCACGCGAAGCTCTTCGCTGCTGAAGCATCAATGTGGATCGCTACTAAGGCCGTTCAGCTTTGTGGTGGGAATGGATATACTAAAGAATACCCTGTAGAGAGATATTTTCGTGATGCGAAAATTACTGAGATCTATGAGGGAACAAGTGAAGTGCAAAGAATCGTTATTGCTGCGAACGAAATTAAAGAAGTTCAATAA
- a CDS encoding enoyl-CoA hydratase/isomerase family protein, translated as MTITTKFETIEFSVESDIGTITVNRPKALNALSEQVHTELNALLKEIQEKNTDFSLVKGLILTGAGDKAFIAGADIKGMTTMSASEAETFARLGQENTLLFESLNVPVIACVNGYALGGGCEMAMSCDFIFATNTAVFGQPEVKLGLIPGFGGSQRLSKLVGRNRAKEITYSGRNVGAQEALQIGLVVSLFETKEEMMEAATKYFSKMMRNSPLAVYEAKKVMNEGNDLTIAAGLDVEARAFGNIFNSEDMKEGTVAFMEKRAPKFTGK; from the coding sequence ATGACTATAACAACTAAATTTGAAACGATTGAATTTAGCGTTGAAAGTGACATTGGAACGATTACAGTTAATCGCCCAAAAGCTTTAAATGCATTAAGCGAGCAAGTCCACACTGAATTGAATGCTCTTTTAAAAGAAATTCAAGAAAAGAACACTGACTTTTCACTAGTTAAGGGTTTGATTCTTACAGGTGCTGGCGACAAGGCGTTTATTGCAGGAGCTGACATTAAAGGAATGACTACAATGAGTGCTTCTGAAGCTGAGACATTTGCTCGTCTTGGTCAGGAAAATACGCTTCTTTTTGAATCTTTAAATGTTCCAGTCATTGCCTGTGTTAACGGGTACGCACTTGGTGGTGGATGTGAGATGGCAATGAGTTGTGATTTTATTTTTGCGACAAATACTGCTGTTTTTGGACAACCTGAAGTGAAGCTTGGCTTGATTCCTGGTTTTGGGGGATCTCAAAGATTATCGAAACTTGTAGGAAGAAATAGAGCAAAGGAAATTACATACTCTGGACGCAATGTAGGAGCGCAAGAAGCACTGCAAATTGGACTTGTTGTCTCTCTCTTTGAAACAAAGGAAGAGATGATGGAAGCGGCGACAAAGTATTTTTCTAAGATGATGAGAAATTCACCGCTTGCTGTTTATGAAGCGAAGAAAGTGATGAATGAAGGAAATGATCTGACTATTGCAGCAGGTCTAGATGTGGAAGCACGAGCTTTTGGAAATATCTTCAACTCTGAAGATATGAAAGAGGGAACCGTTGCTTTTATGGAAAAAAGAGCACCAAAATTTACAGGGAAATAA
- a CDS encoding 3-hydroxybutyryl-CoA dehydrogenase → MKDIKKIGVVGAGQMGRGIAQVAAMSDYSVVMYDISAEGLEKGHGFIKKQLDRGVEKGKWDESFVSKTMANLEVSTSLDAVKDCDLVIEAATENKKIKFEIFKNLDEIVKDGAILATNTSSISITEIAAVTKRAADVAGMHFMNPVPVMKLVEGIRGLETSDETFDTVQAVSEKMGKTFVRAEDVPGFAVNRILMPMINEAVYALYEGVASVEDIDVAMKLGTNQPMGPLTLADFIGLDTCLAIMEVLHDGLGDTKYRPCPLLKKYVLAGRLGRKVGRGFYDYNN, encoded by the coding sequence ATGAAAGACATCAAGAAAATCGGTGTTGTAGGCGCTGGTCAGATGGGGCGTGGGATTGCTCAAGTAGCGGCCATGAGTGACTACTCTGTTGTTATGTATGATATCTCTGCTGAAGGACTTGAAAAAGGTCATGGATTTATTAAAAAACAACTTGATAGAGGAGTTGAGAAAGGAAAGTGGGATGAAAGCTTTGTTTCTAAGACAATGGCCAATTTAGAAGTATCTACATCTCTTGATGCTGTTAAAGACTGTGATCTTGTTATCGAAGCAGCAACTGAAAATAAGAAAATTAAATTTGAGATTTTTAAGAATCTTGATGAGATCGTTAAGGATGGAGCAATTCTAGCGACGAATACATCATCAATCTCTATTACAGAAATCGCTGCTGTTACAAAGCGTGCAGCAGATGTTGCTGGGATGCACTTTATGAACCCAGTTCCTGTAATGAAGTTAGTTGAAGGAATTCGCGGCCTTGAAACAAGTGATGAGACATTTGATACTGTTCAAGCTGTTTCAGAGAAAATGGGAAAGACATTTGTAAGAGCTGAAGATGTTCCAGGGTTTGCTGTTAATAGAATTCTTATGCCAATGATTAACGAAGCAGTTTATGCACTTTATGAAGGTGTTGCTTCTGTTGAAGATATTGATGTGGCCATGAAGCTTGGTACAAACCAGCCAATGGGTCCCCTTACTCTTGCCGATTTCATCGGTCTCGATACATGTCTTGCCATTATGGAAGTTCTTCACGATGGGCTAGGCGATACAAAGTATAGACCATGTCCACTTCTAAAAAAATACGTACTTGCAGGAAGACTTGGAAGAAAAGTAGGTAGAGGTTTTTATGACTATAACAACTAA
- the rpsT gene encoding 30S ribosomal protein S20 yields MANHKSAVKRTRQNKIRNERNTVKRSATRTAIKKVREAIEAGDKAKANELLVNAQKLIAKLAKANIVKKNNASRKTSRLASQVSKL; encoded by the coding sequence GTGGCAAACCACAAGTCTGCGGTAAAAAGAACTAGACAAAATAAAATTAGAAACGAAAGAAACACAGTAAAAAGATCTGCAACAAGAACTGCGATTAAGAAAGTTCGTGAAGCAATCGAAGCTGGTGACAAAGCTAAAGCTAATGAGCTTCTAGTAAATGCTCAAAAACTTATTGCGAAGCTTGCGAAAGCAAACATCGTTAAAAAGAACAATGCTTCTAGAAAGACTTCTCGTCTAGCTAGCCAAGTAAGCAAGCTTTAA
- a CDS encoding DNA polymerase III subunit delta, which produces MPFKCFAWEYKKNQHDYSRSGIFGLSFPDIFCERLILDAIPRTIQQGSLHILHASELTSAWIENTFNTVDFFSSHDSYLVLESQSLSSQVINFLKENPVSVEGRVLIFSFNKTSKVFDQLEKATKGTFTKIDPPKFWESAKYLDFFCDSLNVKLAPQIKNYILNAIENDGLHFFNAVNLLKLHAGEEGSLSLEQARELIEISKIDQFELADTFCSKKFKRFFEKLLGLGEDYESLRGIFTFMQSHLFKVLDPSYASKKARLSKYDQEIQKLSRVWNHDDLVRALRMFSELEVLAKSKNQALLNELKMKYFRSPR; this is translated from the coding sequence ATGCCTTTTAAATGCTTTGCTTGGGAATATAAAAAAAATCAACATGACTACTCTCGCTCAGGTATTTTTGGCCTTAGTTTTCCAGATATCTTCTGTGAGCGTCTCATCCTTGATGCTATACCAAGAACGATTCAGCAGGGAAGTCTTCATATTCTTCATGCCAGTGAGTTAACGAGCGCTTGGATAGAGAATACATTCAATACTGTTGACTTCTTCTCGAGTCATGATTCTTATCTCGTGCTAGAGTCTCAGTCGCTTTCAAGCCAAGTGATTAATTTTCTAAAAGAAAACCCAGTTAGTGTTGAGGGAAGAGTTCTAATTTTCTCTTTCAATAAGACATCAAAAGTTTTCGATCAATTGGAGAAGGCAACGAAGGGCACATTTACAAAGATTGATCCGCCTAAATTTTGGGAGTCGGCAAAGTATCTCGACTTTTTTTGCGATTCTCTAAATGTAAAATTGGCCCCCCAAATTAAGAATTACATCTTAAATGCCATCGAGAATGATGGACTTCACTTTTTCAATGCTGTAAACCTTCTTAAACTTCACGCTGGCGAAGAGGGGAGTTTATCCCTAGAACAAGCGCGTGAGTTAATTGAAATATCGAAAATTGATCAATTCGAACTCGCGGATACTTTTTGTTCCAAGAAGTTCAAACGTTTTTTTGAAAAACTACTAGGCCTTGGAGAAGACTATGAATCTCTTCGAGGGATATTTACCTTCATGCAATCCCACCTTTTTAAAGTTCTTGATCCAAGTTATGCGAGCAAGAAAGCACGATTGAGTAAGTATGATCAAGAAATTCAAAAATTATCACGAGTTTGGAATCATGATGATCTCGTTCGGGCACTAAGAATGTTTTCTGAATTAGAAGTTCTAGCGAAGTCGAAAAATCAAGCGCTATTGAACGAACTAAAGATGAAGTACTTTAGGTCACCAAGATAA